The Gossypium hirsutum isolate 1008001.06 chromosome D02, Gossypium_hirsutum_v2.1, whole genome shotgun sequence region GTCATCTCCGGAAATTCAGTGGTGGACATGTACAGTAAACTTGGTGATATGAGTTCTGCACGTGCAGTTTTTGAAGCCCTTCCGGTTAAAGACGTGGTATCTTGGAACACTTTAATCACCGGTTACACTCAAAATGGTTTGGCAAGCGAGGCAATCGAAGTATTCGACATGATGCAAAAGGAAATAGCACCAAATCAAGCGACTTGGGTCAGCATTTTACCCGCTTATTCCAATATAGGCGCCTTGCGACAAGGGATGCGGGTTCACGGACTGTTGGTTAAGTCATCGCTCTATTTGGATATCTTTGTCGGAACCTGCCTAATCGACATGTATGGGAAATGTGGGAAATTAGATGATGCTATGTCCTTGTTCTATGAAGTACCGAAAATGACATCTGTCCCCTGGAATGCCGTAATATCTTGTCACGGAATTCATGGGCATGCTGAGAAAGCTCTAAAACTATTTAGAGAAATGCGAGAAGAGAGAGTGAAGCCGGACCATGTAACTTTTGTGTCACTGCTCTCAGCTTGTAGCCATTCGGGTTTAGTTGAAGCGGGTCAGTGGTGCTTTAATGTGATGCGGGAAGAATACGGGATTGAGCCTATTTTGAAGCATTATGGTTGCATGGTAGATATGTTCGGTCGAGCTGGGCATCTAGAGAAggcatataattttataaaagacaTGCCTGTAAAACCCGATGCATCTGTTTGGGGTGCCCTTCTTGGTGCTTGTAGAATACATGGAAACATTGATTTGGGCGCTTTTGCATCTGAACGTTTGTTTGAAGTGGATTCCGAGAATGTCGGGTACTATGTTCTGATGTCTAACATTTATGCGAATATTGGGAAATGGGAAGGAGTAGATAAAGTAAGAACACTAGCCAGAGATATGGGATTGAGGAAAACTCCTGGATGGAGCTCGATTGAGGCGAATAACAAGGTCGATGTCTTTTATACCGGAAATCAAAGCCATCCGAAATGCGGGGAGATATACAAGGAGTTGAGGAATTTGAATGCTAAAATGAAAAGTCTAGGCCATGTTCCAGACTACAGTTTTGTTTTGCAGGATGTCGAAGAAGACGAGAAGGAGCATATCCTTATGAGTCATAGCGAGAGATTGGCGATTGCATTCGGGATTATCAGCACCCCTCCTAAAACTCCTATTCGAATATTCAAGAACCTGAGAGTTTGCGGTGATTG contains the following coding sequences:
- the LOC107908902 gene encoding pentatricopeptide repeat-containing protein At4g33990 isoform X2, which gives rise to MVSAYVRTGHFREAVDCFYQFFLTSGLRPDFYTFAPVLKACKNPLDGMRIHCLVLKLGFEWDVFVTASLVHMYTRFRALGNARKLFDDMPVRDMGSWNAMISGYCQNSNAAEALDVLNEMRSEGVLMDPVTIVSILPICAQLDDILNGMSIHVYSIKRGLEYDLFVSNALINMYAKFGELANAQKVLDNMVVRDVVSWNSIIAAYEQNDDPNRALALFYDMQLTGISSDYLTLVSVTSIVAQLGDSWNGKSVHGFVMRRGWILKDVISGNSVVDMYSKLGDMSSARAVFEALPVKDVVSWNTLITGYTQNGLASEAIEVFDMMQKEIAPNQATWVSILPAYSNIGALRQGMRVHGLLVKSSLYLDIFVGTCLIDMYGKCGKLDDAMSLFYEVPKMTSVPWNAVISCHGIHGHAEKALKLFREMREERVKPDHVTFVSLLSACSHSGLVEAGQWCFNVMREEYGIEPILKHYGCMVDMFGRAGHLEKAYNFIKDMPVKPDASVWGALLGACRIHGNIDLGAFASERLFEVDSENVGYYVLMSNIYANIGKWEGVDKVRTLARDMGLRKTPGWSSIEANNKVDVFYTGNQSHPKCGEIYKELRNLNAKMKSLGHVPDYSFVLQDVEEDEKEHILMSHSERLAIAFGIISTPPKTPIRIFKNLRVCGDCHNATKYISKITEREIIVRDSNRFHHFKDGVCSCRDYW